Proteins from a genomic interval of Desulfofustis limnaeus:
- a CDS encoding CheR family methyltransferase, with protein sequence MLKIQPHELKAIAQYIHSISGIYLDQSKSYLFETRLGSLAEKLGCASFQDLYNKARTDSTKSLERSIIDAISTNETLFFRDKSPFELLQHKILPEMIDARTPSAPQLKVPIKIWSAAASTGQELYSIAIVIKELIRDLSRYQFTLLGTDISDAALAQASYGKYNRFEIERGLDQRYLQRYFTLFGDSWKIKDEIRSMVSFRKHNLMQPFTSVGKFDVIFCRNVAIYFTLEDRKALFNRLADNLADDGFLVIGSTESLTGICPRFVPKRHLRTIFYQKK encoded by the coding sequence ATGCTAAAGATCCAGCCCCATGAACTGAAGGCCATAGCCCAGTATATCCACAGCATATCAGGCATCTATCTAGACCAGAGCAAATCCTACCTGTTTGAAACCAGGCTTGGGTCGCTGGCCGAGAAACTCGGCTGTGCGTCGTTTCAAGACCTGTATAACAAGGCTCGAACCGATTCCACCAAGTCCCTCGAGCGCTCGATTATCGATGCCATCTCCACCAACGAGACGCTCTTTTTCCGGGACAAATCGCCCTTCGAACTACTCCAGCACAAAATTCTGCCGGAGATGATCGACGCCCGCACTCCTTCAGCCCCGCAATTGAAGGTGCCGATCAAGATCTGGAGCGCCGCGGCATCGACCGGACAGGAACTGTACTCCATCGCCATCGTCATCAAGGAATTGATCAGGGACCTCTCCAGATACCAGTTCACCCTCCTCGGCACCGATATCTCCGATGCCGCCCTGGCGCAAGCCAGTTACGGCAAGTATAACCGCTTCGAAATAGAGCGCGGTCTCGACCAGCGCTATCTGCAACGCTATTTCACGTTGTTTGGCGACTCCTGGAAAATCAAGGACGAGATCCGGTCCATGGTCAGTTTTCGCAAGCACAATCTGATGCAGCCGTTCACGTCCGTCGGCAAGTTCGACGTCATTTTCTGCCGCAACGTGGCCATTTATTTCACCCTGGAAGACCGCAAAGCGCTGTTCAACCGCTTGGCCGACAATCTCGCCGACGACGGGTTCCTGGTGATCGGTTCCACCGAATCTCTCACCGGCATCTGCCCCCGCTTCGTTCCGAAACGCCACCTGCGAACCATCTTCTACCAGAAGAAATAG
- a CDS encoding protein-glutamate methylesterase/protein-glutamine glutaminase, translating to MRPVRTIRVLVVDDTIVYRKAVSDIIEEIPGAELAGVAHNGKIAMAKIASLKPDLITLDIEMPVMNGIEVLQEIKRQRLDIGVIMLSTLTAEGSDMTLRALELGAFDFILKPQQSANQQEGKRQLKSLLQPMIEAFARSKTAAHLLTGRSPSQRPVPVKRPIPAPAATDQRTGFQARVSERRSRSEIVVIGVSTGGPNALGQVLPGLPADLGVPVLIVQHMPPVFTRSLAASLDKKCPLTVKEAVEREPLQPNVIYIAPGGKQMKIIAAADGANRIIKITDDPPENSCKPSVDYLFRSIGDYYVNRATAVIMTGMGSDGTKGLQVLRNKGTRIIAQNEETCVVFGMPKAPIELGLVDTIVPLNRIADEIVKSVKM from the coding sequence ATGAGACCAGTTCGAACCATTCGCGTTCTCGTCGTCGATGATACCATCGTCTATCGCAAGGCGGTTTCCGACATCATCGAAGAGATTCCGGGAGCCGAGCTGGCGGGCGTGGCCCATAACGGCAAGATCGCCATGGCCAAGATCGCCAGCCTCAAGCCGGATCTGATCACCCTGGACATCGAGATGCCGGTGATGAACGGTATCGAGGTGCTGCAGGAGATCAAAAGGCAGCGCCTCGATATCGGCGTGATCATGCTCTCCACCTTGACCGCCGAGGGCAGCGACATGACCCTGCGGGCGCTCGAACTCGGGGCTTTCGATTTTATCCTCAAGCCGCAGCAGAGCGCCAACCAGCAGGAAGGTAAACGGCAGCTCAAGAGCCTGCTGCAGCCGATGATCGAGGCCTTCGCCCGCTCCAAGACCGCCGCCCACCTGCTCACCGGCCGCTCCCCGAGCCAGCGTCCGGTGCCGGTGAAACGTCCGATTCCGGCCCCGGCAGCAACGGACCAACGGACCGGCTTCCAGGCCAGAGTATCGGAGCGGCGCTCCAGATCGGAAATCGTCGTCATCGGCGTATCCACCGGCGGCCCCAACGCTCTTGGTCAGGTATTGCCCGGATTGCCCGCCGATCTGGGGGTCCCGGTGCTTATCGTGCAACACATGCCGCCGGTGTTCACCAGATCACTGGCTGCCAGCCTCGACAAAAAATGTCCGCTGACCGTCAAGGAAGCAGTCGAACGGGAGCCGCTGCAGCCAAACGTCATCTACATCGCCCCGGGTGGCAAACAGATGAAAATCATCGCCGCCGCCGACGGTGCCAATCGCATTATCAAGATTACCGACGACCCACCGGAAAATTCCTGCAAACCATCGGTGGACTATCTCTTTCGCTCGATCGGCGACTATTACGTCAACCGCGCCACGGCCGTGATCATGACCGGCATGGGGTCGGACGGCACCAAGGGGTTGCAGGTGCTGAGAAACAAAGGGACGAGGATAATCGCCCAGAACGAGGAGACCTGTGTCGTGTTCGGTATGCCCAAGGCACCCATCGAGTTGGGCCTGGTGGACACCATCGTGCCGCTGAACCGGATCGCGGATGAAATAGTCAAGAGCGTCAAAATGTGA
- a CDS encoding chemotaxis protein CheW, whose translation MTKKKIDTTKRLIELATFYVGDALCGMDILKVQEINKLTQMTKVPQAPDYVLGILNLRGQIVTIIDLGKKIGLGETELSPDSRNIIVNDASGHVGLLVRQISDVVTADMERREPAPANMHGIQGEYFTGVYKTENTLIGILDVEKVLSIEE comes from the coding sequence ATGACCAAAAAGAAAATCGATACCACCAAACGCTTGATTGAACTCGCCACCTTTTACGTGGGCGATGCGCTCTGCGGGATGGACATCCTCAAGGTTCAGGAGATCAACAAACTGACTCAGATGACCAAAGTCCCGCAGGCGCCCGATTACGTGCTGGGGATTCTCAACCTCAGGGGGCAGATCGTCACCATCATCGATCTGGGTAAAAAGATCGGGCTCGGTGAGACTGAATTGTCACCCGATTCGCGCAATATCATCGTCAACGACGCCAGCGGTCACGTGGGCCTGCTGGTGCGACAAATCAGTGATGTGGTGACCGCCGACATGGAACGCCGCGAACCCGCTCCGGCCAACATGCACGGTATTCAAGGCGAATACTTTACCGGAGTCTACAAGACGGAAAACACGCTGATCGGTATTCTCGACGTCGAGAAGGTCCTCAGTATCGAGGAATAA
- a CDS encoding hybrid sensor histidine kinase/response regulator, whose product MHIEDDEILQGFIEESLEHLADIETDLLAIEETAENIDDDLVNKVFRAAHSIKGGAGFMGLTTIQELSHAMENVLGMIRGKTLVPTPEIINVLLLASDQLQQMIEDIQNSNEVDIKSHLIPLNAIANGEFSAAATPGKRQVRASQATAEEASSPNDPPAASGANESSAPTTTFQTETEPDRAPAGLDRSEQDDANDPLDVEQQEELFDDSGVFSPLEHLTPGNSAKENGSAAKGKVETSIRVHVSLLDQLMTLAGELVLSRNQLLQTIGGEDFRNMEAVGQRIDLITSELQEAIMLTRMQPIGNVFNKFPRVVRDLSKKLGKKIDLTIIGKDVELDKTIIEAINDPLTHLVRNSVDHGIEMPEERKKLGKSESGVVVLKAFHEAGQVVIEIIDDGRGIDGDALAASAVNKGLLTVEQTQAMSEKEKVNLIFLPGFSTAKQVTDVSGRGVGMDVVKTNLDQLGGHVDIISEVGQGTTISVKLPLTLAIIPCQIIMTGGERYAIPQVNLEELLRIPAHQVKERIERVGTAEVVRLRGNLLPLIRLADVIGADRTYYDPMEDSFKRDRRKQISDRRSQESPLFRDKDKKQDESAAESKRPSRALSDRRVSPASALNIVVVSTGSIKYGLIVDKLQDSEEIVIKPLGRHLQQCKGYAGATIMGDGRIALILDVSNLARMAKLTSVDGSDRATELALAAEEAGKARKDRQALLVFRSADDEQFAVPLNQVERIEKIKSKEVEVVGGKRVMQYRGGSLPLMCIDDVAMVKPLADHEDLLVVVFHIASHTVGLLAIGPIDALEITADIDESTLKQTGIMGSAIINGHTTMLVNVFELTQTLHPEWFENREVFDYGDGSGRTAPTILIAEDSNFFRNQVKGYLTEAGYQVVEAEDGQIAWDLLVDHRDEVTLVVTDIEMPNLNGLQLTERIKSDKRFTGLPVIALTTLAGEEDVARGRAVGVDEYHIKLDKERLMAAVHDYVKRRH is encoded by the coding sequence TATTGAAGATGACGAAATCTTGCAGGGATTTATTGAAGAATCGCTGGAACATCTCGCCGATATAGAAACCGATCTGCTGGCCATCGAAGAGACCGCGGAAAACATCGATGACGATCTGGTCAACAAGGTTTTCAGAGCCGCCCACTCGATAAAGGGGGGGGCGGGTTTCATGGGGTTGACGACCATTCAGGAATTGTCGCACGCCATGGAAAACGTGCTTGGCATGATCAGGGGCAAGACCCTCGTTCCCACCCCTGAGATCATTAACGTTCTGCTGCTGGCATCTGACCAGCTGCAGCAGATGATCGAAGATATCCAAAATTCCAACGAAGTGGATATCAAATCGCACCTGATCCCCCTCAACGCCATCGCCAACGGCGAGTTTTCCGCCGCTGCGACGCCCGGCAAACGCCAGGTCCGCGCATCACAGGCCACAGCCGAAGAAGCATCGTCGCCAAACGATCCGCCGGCAGCGAGCGGCGCCAACGAGTCATCAGCACCGACCACGACGTTCCAAACCGAGACCGAGCCGGACCGTGCACCGGCCGGTCTTGACCGGTCTGAGCAAGACGATGCCAACGATCCGCTCGACGTCGAGCAGCAGGAGGAACTGTTCGACGATTCAGGAGTCTTTTCTCCGCTCGAACACCTCACCCCCGGGAACAGCGCGAAAGAAAACGGATCCGCCGCCAAGGGGAAGGTGGAAACTTCGATCCGGGTCCACGTCAGCCTGCTTGACCAATTGATGACCCTGGCCGGGGAGCTGGTACTGAGTCGGAACCAGCTGCTGCAGACCATCGGCGGCGAAGATTTTCGCAATATGGAGGCGGTCGGCCAACGCATTGACCTGATCACCTCCGAGCTGCAGGAAGCGATCATGCTCACCCGCATGCAGCCGATCGGCAACGTCTTCAACAAATTCCCGCGGGTGGTCAGGGACTTGTCCAAAAAACTGGGCAAAAAAATAGACTTGACCATCATTGGCAAGGACGTGGAGTTGGACAAGACCATCATCGAAGCCATCAACGATCCCCTCACCCACCTGGTCAGGAACTCGGTGGACCATGGCATCGAGATGCCGGAGGAGCGCAAGAAGCTCGGCAAATCGGAAAGCGGCGTGGTCGTGCTCAAGGCCTTTCACGAAGCCGGCCAGGTGGTCATCGAAATAATTGACGACGGTCGGGGCATCGATGGCGATGCCCTGGCCGCCAGTGCAGTCAACAAGGGCCTGCTGACCGTCGAACAGACGCAGGCCATGAGCGAAAAGGAGAAGGTCAACCTGATTTTTCTCCCCGGCTTCTCCACCGCCAAACAGGTGACCGACGTCTCCGGACGCGGGGTCGGCATGGACGTGGTCAAGACCAACCTGGACCAGTTGGGCGGCCATGTGGATATCATCTCCGAGGTCGGACAGGGAACGACCATCTCCGTCAAGCTGCCGCTCACGCTAGCCATCATTCCCTGCCAGATCATCATGACCGGCGGCGAACGCTATGCCATCCCCCAGGTCAATCTCGAGGAGTTGCTGCGCATCCCCGCCCATCAGGTCAAAGAACGGATCGAACGGGTCGGCACCGCCGAGGTGGTCCGCCTGCGCGGCAACCTGCTGCCGCTGATTCGCCTGGCGGACGTGATCGGTGCCGATCGCACCTATTATGACCCGATGGAGGACTCCTTCAAGCGTGACCGGAGAAAACAAATCAGTGACCGGCGCAGCCAGGAATCGCCCCTGTTCCGCGACAAGGACAAAAAGCAGGACGAATCGGCTGCCGAAAGCAAAAGGCCCTCCAGGGCTCTCTCCGATCGCCGCGTCTCTCCGGCCAGCGCCCTCAATATCGTCGTCGTTTCCACCGGCTCCATCAAATACGGCCTGATCGTCGATAAGCTGCAGGATTCTGAAGAGATCGTCATCAAGCCGCTGGGCCGGCACCTGCAACAGTGTAAAGGTTATGCCGGTGCCACGATCATGGGCGACGGCCGCATCGCCTTGATCCTCGATGTCTCCAACCTGGCCCGAATGGCCAAGCTGACCTCGGTGGACGGCAGCGATCGGGCCACCGAACTGGCCCTGGCCGCCGAAGAAGCGGGCAAGGCCCGCAAGGACCGTCAGGCCCTGCTGGTCTTCAGAAGTGCCGACGACGAGCAGTTCGCCGTACCGCTCAACCAAGTGGAGCGGATCGAGAAGATCAAGAGCAAGGAGGTGGAGGTTGTCGGCGGTAAACGGGTCATGCAGTACCGCGGCGGCAGTCTGCCGCTGATGTGCATCGATGACGTGGCCATGGTCAAACCGCTGGCCGACCATGAGGATCTGTTGGTGGTGGTGTTCCACATCGCCTCGCATACCGTCGGGTTGCTGGCCATCGGCCCCATCGATGCCCTGGAGATTACTGCCGACATTGACGAATCGACCTTGAAACAGACGGGGATCATGGGCTCCGCCATCATCAACGGCCATACGACCATGCTGGTCAACGTCTTCGAGTTGACCCAGACCCTGCACCCGGAATGGTTCGAAAACCGCGAGGTGTTCGACTACGGGGACGGGTCCGGCCGCACGGCACCGACCATTCTCATTGCCGAAGACTCAAATTTCTTCAGAAATCAGGTCAAAGGCTATTTGACCGAAGCGGGCTATCAGGTGGTTGAGGCCGAAGACGGTCAAATCGCGTGGGATCTGCTGGTCGACCATCGCGACGAAGTGACCCTGGTCGTCACCGACATCGAGATGCCGAACCTCAACGGCCTGCAGTTGACCGAACGGATCAAGTCCGACAAACGTTTTACCGGGCTGCCGGTAATCGCCCTGACCACTCTGGCCGGTGAGGAAGACGTGGCCCGAGGCAGAGCGGTTGGCGTTGACGAGTATCACATTAAACTGGACAAGGAACGATTGATGGCCGCCGTTCACGATTACGTGAAACGTCGCCATTGA